The following are encoded in a window of Fretibacter rubidus genomic DNA:
- a CDS encoding trimeric intracellular cation channel family protein, which yields MDITPILALDLAGVFVFALTGALAASRSEMDIFGHIVLAILPAIGGGTVRDLILDVPVFWLSMPVYIWLAVLAATIVYIAPPRVGKRLTALEWADALGLALFCVIGASKAYNLTGNITISVTMGIVTASVGGMLRDIVCNEVPLILQKEVYATAALLGGLVYCLAVKFGLGQTYALLAGGVCAFVLRGAALHWGWSLPQRRPRAD from the coding sequence GTGGATATTACCCCAATATTAGCCCTCGACCTTGCCGGGGTTTTTGTCTTTGCGCTAACAGGTGCATTAGCGGCAAGCCGAAGCGAGATGGATATTTTTGGGCATATTGTCTTGGCGATATTGCCCGCCATTGGCGGCGGCACAGTACGGGACTTAATCCTAGATGTGCCTGTGTTTTGGCTGTCTATGCCCGTTTACATATGGTTGGCCGTTTTAGCGGCGACCATTGTCTATATTGCACCGCCGCGCGTCGGCAAGCGCCTGACGGCTTTGGAATGGGCCGATGCACTGGGCCTTGCTTTGTTTTGTGTTATCGGTGCGTCCAAAGCCTATAACCTTACCGGAAATATCACGATTAGTGTCACCATGGGTATTGTCACGGCCTCCGTCGGGGGCATGTTGCGCGATATTGTTTGCAATGAGGTCCCGCTGATTTTGCAAAAAGAAGTGTATGCGACAGCCGCATTGCTCGGCGGGCTTGTCTACTGCTTGGCCGTAAAGTTTGGACTAGGGCAAACGTATGCCCTTCTTGCAGGTGGTGTGTGTGCGTTTGTCTTGCGCGGGGCTGCGCTTCACTGGGGATGGTCATTACCGCAACGCCGTCCGCGCGCGGATTAA
- a CDS encoding cytochrome b, with the protein MGQTTSQSYTRTAVILHWLIAIMIIGQLMGGKIMMWIEPTPFKFELFQLHKSFGFIILGLSILRLIWRLMHEAPSLPEGMKPWEIKAAKATHVGFYALIIGIPLSGWIMVSVSTPKITTKIFKAVKVPDLPLPRTETLETITKTTHEILGALIAVLIIVHVGAALKHYFVNKDGVLARMIPHLKPKA; encoded by the coding sequence ATGGGACAGACCACATCACAAAGTTACACGCGCACAGCCGTCATTTTGCACTGGTTGATTGCCATTATGATTATCGGGCAATTGATGGGCGGTAAAATCATGATGTGGATCGAACCCACCCCGTTTAAGTTCGAGTTATTCCAACTGCATAAATCTTTTGGGTTTATCATCCTGGGATTGTCAATTTTACGCCTAATATGGCGGTTGATGCATGAGGCACCGTCTTTGCCAGAGGGGATGAAGCCTTGGGAAATAAAGGCGGCGAAGGCGACCCATGTCGGATTTTACGCACTGATTATCGGCATCCCGCTGTCGGGATGGATTATGGTCTCTGTCAGTACGCCTAAAATTACGACGAAGATTTTTAAAGCCGTCAAAGTGCCTGACTTGCCGTTGCCGCGCACAGAGACGCTTGAGACGATCACAAAGACCACCCATGAAATCTTGGGTGCACTTATCGCGGTTTTAATAATCGTGCATGTCGGGGCCGCGCTGAAACACTATTTCGTCAATAAAGACGGTGTTCTCGCGCGGATGATTCCCCATTTGAAACCGAAGGCTTAA
- a CDS encoding GspH/FimT family pseudopilin: MWRAVGISKSSGFTLIELLTVLVIIGLMSSAVVMTLPRDKPAVIAAATTLHTELNMAAQTSLLSGQVTALSLSKDGYHFQTASGDDWTATAAKPWPSNIRIEFARAEQSIDLPQQALPLVLFDPTGGGTAFRLTLSDMDNDMVLTGSGDGTVSLVSGS; this comes from the coding sequence ATGTGGCGCGCCGTTGGCATATCCAAGTCTTCGGGCTTTACGCTCATTGAGCTTTTGACGGTGCTCGTCATTATTGGCCTTATGTCTAGCGCCGTTGTCATGACATTGCCGCGCGACAAGCCAGCCGTGATAGCCGCTGCAACAACACTTCATACAGAGTTGAACATGGCGGCGCAAACTAGCCTTCTATCAGGTCAAGTAACGGCATTGTCTCTGTCAAAAGACGGCTACCACTTTCAAACGGCATCTGGTGACGACTGGACGGCCACCGCAGCAAAGCCGTGGCCAAGTAACATTCGCATTGAGTTTGCACGGGCGGAGCAGTCCATAGACCTCCCGCAACAGGCCCTTCCGCTGGTATTGTTTGACCCGACCGGGGGCGGAACCGCTTTTCGGCTCACCTTATCTGACATGGATAACGACATGGTGCTTACGGGCTCTGGCGACGGCACAGTCAGCTTGGTGAGTGGTTCATGA
- a CDS encoding type II secretion system protein N produces MVKCERWGKGGLSDKPLVTMAFKAVTFISGLQKALTLALGVVLVFFLTKAVMTYIAPVSVWVTPVTSKAPISTQSRQAAKDFSLSFDPFHRTAAVQTPRGDIGGDAPETTLNLTLVGRRAGDNGTAILVTPDRKQAVYSVGDEIINGVTLKAVNPDFIVLSLDGRLERLTFNQDAKTGLLSAPVNVPNTNLTPAMLLDSIRLNRVDRDNRLVGFRVSSKTDAVKLSQFGLQDGDIITRIGDEDLTLGRPEISYIARDLAKVRSVKLSILRGDKPVTVTVGTS; encoded by the coding sequence ATGGTCAAATGTGAAAGGTGGGGCAAGGGCGGTCTATCGGACAAGCCCTTGGTAACTATGGCGTTCAAGGCTGTGACATTCATATCAGGATTGCAAAAAGCGCTCACCTTGGCGTTGGGTGTGGTGCTCGTCTTTTTTCTGACCAAGGCGGTGATGACCTATATTGCTCCCGTTAGCGTTTGGGTGACGCCTGTCACATCTAAAGCGCCAATAAGTACTCAATCACGACAGGCGGCGAAGGACTTTTCTTTGTCTTTTGATCCGTTCCACAGGACGGCGGCTGTCCAAACACCGCGTGGTGATATTGGCGGAGACGCGCCAGAGACCACGCTAAATCTTACATTGGTGGGTCGGCGTGCAGGCGATAACGGAACAGCCATTCTGGTGACGCCCGACCGCAAGCAAGCGGTCTATAGCGTCGGTGACGAGATTATAAACGGCGTCACGCTAAAGGCTGTTAATCCTGATTTTATTGTTCTTTCACTTGATGGGCGATTGGAACGGCTAACCTTTAATCAGGATGCGAAAACAGGATTGCTCTCTGCGCCTGTCAATGTGCCCAATACAAATCTGACCCCTGCTATGTTGCTTGATTCCATTCGCTTAAACCGTGTTGACCGTGATAATCGCTTGGTGGGCTTTCGGGTCAGCTCGAAAACGGACGCGGTAAAGCTATCACAATTTGGTCTGCAAGACGGCGATATTATCACGCGCATTGGGGATGAAGACCTGACTTTGGGTCGTCCAGAAATATCTTATATCGCCCGCGACTTGGCAAAAGTGCGGTCGGTGAAATTATCAATTTTACGCGGCGATAAGCCGGTAACAGTGACAGTGGGAACATCATGA
- a CDS encoding Lrp/AsnC family transcriptional regulator has protein sequence MIDAADLRILALLQSDSRISWVQMAERVNLSASACQRRVEAMRNDGVIARFTVDIDPAKIGLTIQAFVQIKVERQKTERATAFRQRITSYPEVRAAYKLSGSVDYLVHIMVSDIKALSKFIDDKMLALDGVVDASSAIVLEDLDCSSS, from the coding sequence ATGATTGATGCGGCAGACCTTCGTATTCTTGCGCTCTTGCAATCAGATTCCCGCATATCGTGGGTGCAAATGGCGGAGCGGGTGAACCTCTCTGCCTCGGCCTGTCAAAGACGAGTTGAGGCGATGCGAAATGACGGCGTGATTGCGCGTTTCACAGTTGATATCGACCCTGCCAAAATCGGGCTTACCATTCAGGCCTTTGTCCAAATCAAAGTTGAACGCCAAAAAACGGAACGCGCCACCGCTTTTCGTCAACGTATCACCAGCTATCCCGAAGTGCGTGCAGCCTATAAATTGTCAGGTAGTGTCGATTATCTTGTGCATATTATGGTGTCAGATATCAAAGCATTGTCCAAATTCATTGACGACAAAATGCTCGCGCTCGATGGGGTGGTGGATGCCAGCTCCGCTATTGTGCTAGAAGATTTGGACTGCTCCAGTAGCTGA
- the gspI gene encoding type II secretion system minor pseudopilin GspI — protein MKPSCKDQGFTLIEVLAALLVFTFAIIGLTHAGTQSAQGVSVLDEKMLGGIVADNVLITARRGVVQTGTMRGESTQMGREFAYIREISPVNDGGLFRITVDVRKKSAAEDGQVIISRTAFMRVKTGIGL, from the coding sequence ATGAAGCCGTCTTGCAAAGACCAAGGATTTACCCTGATAGAGGTATTGGCCGCGCTACTGGTTTTTACGTTTGCCATTATTGGCCTCACCCATGCAGGCACGCAAAGCGCGCAGGGCGTGAGCGTTTTGGACGAAAAGATGCTGGGTGGGATTGTGGCCGATAATGTCCTTATCACCGCGCGTCGCGGCGTGGTCCAAACGGGCACTATGCGCGGCGAAAGCACTCAAATGGGTCGGGAATTTGCATATATACGTGAAATTAGTCCCGTGAATGACGGCGGATTATTTCGTATCACTGTTGATGTGCGTAAAAAATCTGCCGCTGAAGATGGGCAGGTCATAATCTCGCGTACAGCTTTTATGCGTGTTAAAACGGGGATCGGCTTATGA
- the gspF gene encoding type II secretion system inner membrane protein GspF, protein METFDYAAVDTSGKRQTGSVAAQTARDARDILRGRRLTPIDIKLARRQSGRDFNLGQIKLDRKISHKDLTLATRQLAILIEASTPIEEALKITALQFEKSPMRQVLLDTRTRVLEGAKLSVALRAHPKGFSALYTSMVASGETSGQLGSVMNRLAIDLEAAQKIRRKILAATVYPMVLTVVALLVVVILMVLVVPKVVAQFETFGQDLPTLTKAVIGLSNWLQAYGLIAGFIIILSLFGFSQSLKKESMRLKWHGFILRIPMIGRLVRDLNTARFARTISGLMASGTPSLFAMETARHTLRNDVMRDAVGTAGLRVREGMPMSKALKQSAIFPPLVIQMVAGGEAGGDVGSMFAKSADYLEGEFESTTTVFLSLLEPLIIIVLGIIVLLIIGAIFLPILRLNTLAF, encoded by the coding sequence ATGGAGACATTTGACTACGCCGCCGTGGACACATCAGGCAAGCGCCAAACAGGATCCGTCGCAGCGCAAACGGCCCGCGACGCGCGTGATATTTTGCGCGGGCGACGCTTAACGCCCATAGACATAAAACTCGCCCGTCGGCAATCAGGCCGCGATTTCAATTTGGGTCAAATCAAACTCGACCGTAAAATCAGTCACAAAGATTTAACGCTCGCGACGCGTCAATTGGCTATCCTCATAGAGGCTTCGACACCGATTGAAGAAGCGCTAAAAATCACTGCTTTGCAGTTTGAAAAATCACCCATGCGGCAAGTCCTTCTCGACACGCGCACACGGGTGCTGGAAGGCGCTAAATTATCCGTTGCTTTACGCGCCCACCCCAAAGGGTTCAGCGCGCTTTACACCTCCATGGTGGCGTCTGGCGAAACCTCTGGACAGCTTGGGTCTGTCATGAACCGCTTGGCGATTGACCTGGAAGCGGCGCAAAAAATTCGCCGTAAAATCTTGGCTGCGACCGTATATCCAATGGTGTTAACCGTTGTTGCTTTGCTTGTCGTGGTGATCCTTATGGTCCTTGTGGTGCCCAAAGTTGTCGCGCAATTTGAAACTTTTGGGCAAGATTTACCAACGCTCACCAAGGCCGTCATTGGCCTCTCAAATTGGTTGCAAGCCTATGGTTTAATTGCGGGGTTTATTATCATTCTCTCGCTGTTCGGATTTTCGCAAAGTTTAAAGAAAGAGTCTATGCGATTGAAATGGCATGGTTTTATATTGCGTATTCCGATGATCGGGCGTCTCGTCCGTGATCTAAATACAGCCCGCTTTGCCCGCACGATATCAGGATTAATGGCATCAGGCACGCCGTCCCTCTTTGCGATGGAAACGGCGCGCCATACGCTCCGTAATGACGTGATGCGCGACGCCGTCGGCACCGCCGGCCTGCGTGTGCGCGAAGGAATGCCAATGTCAAAGGCCCTCAAACAATCCGCAATTTTTCCGCCGCTGGTCATACAAATGGTTGCAGGCGGTGAAGCGGGCGGTGACGTCGGGTCAATGTTTGCCAAATCAGCCGATTACCTAGAGGGCGAATTTGAAAGCACGACCACCGTCTTTCTTAGCCTTCTTGAACCGCTTATCATTATCGTTCTGGGAATCATTGTTCTATTAATTATCGGGGCCATTTTTCTACCTATTTTACGACTTAATACGCTCGCCTTTTAA
- the gspE gene encoding type II secretion system ATPase GspE, giving the protein MNAPAAITLPKLSYGFARQNGVLLTTIDGTLTVIRRTDAGLSACLEARRIAGAPAALSEVSATEFERLLSQIYASGDLSETVATAMDGPDDLMSLAENLPRTSDLLDSDDDAPIIKLINGILQEAIRTRASDIHIEPYENRLAVRFRIDGALRDMLSLSSKLSSTLASRVKVMAQLDIAKKRVPQDGRFSLNLGERAIDVRVSTLPSQYGERVVMRLLEKTAALMNLSDLGMDVGTLAAFKAALAKPNGIVLVTGPTGSGKTTTLYGAVSGLNDGSRNILTVEDPVEYALDGVGQTQVNDKVGMSFAAGLRAILRQDPDIVMIGEIRDPETAEIAVQSALTGHMVLSTVHTNSAIGAITRLRDMGIEPFLLASTVTAVVAQRLVRRLCGTCKQGYTPTPAELSELDLSAKTSGPYFRAKGCNACQNTGYVGRLGLYEVVSMDDDLRAMIHENASETAMEAHAFTSRETLLQSGARHFQNGLTSSDDVLRVCRGNMVEGA; this is encoded by the coding sequence GTGAACGCGCCAGCCGCCATAACCCTACCGAAATTGTCCTACGGCTTTGCGCGTCAAAATGGGGTGCTTTTGACCACCATAGACGGCACATTGACAGTTATACGGCGTACTGATGCCGGGCTTAGTGCTTGTCTGGAGGCACGGCGGATTGCGGGGGCCCCTGCCGCTCTATCAGAGGTCAGCGCAACAGAGTTTGAACGGCTGCTCTCGCAAATTTACGCCTCTGGGGACCTGTCAGAAACCGTGGCGACCGCGATGGACGGGCCAGACGATTTGATGTCACTCGCGGAAAACCTGCCGCGCACATCAGACCTGCTTGATAGTGATGATGACGCGCCTATCATCAAGCTTATCAACGGTATCTTGCAAGAAGCAATAAGAACGCGCGCCTCTGACATCCATATTGAGCCTTATGAGAACCGTCTTGCTGTGCGCTTTCGTATCGACGGCGCACTGCGGGATATGCTGTCGCTCTCGTCCAAGCTGTCGTCCACGCTTGCCAGCCGTGTCAAAGTCATGGCGCAGCTTGATATTGCCAAAAAACGCGTGCCGCAAGACGGTCGGTTCTCATTAAACCTAGGGGAACGTGCGATTGATGTGCGGGTTTCCACGCTACCCTCCCAATACGGTGAACGCGTTGTGATGCGGCTCTTGGAAAAAACGGCCGCCCTCATGAACCTATCTGATTTAGGCATGGATGTAGGCACATTGGCGGCGTTCAAAGCGGCGTTGGCCAAACCTAACGGCATTGTCCTTGTGACGGGGCCAACAGGGTCGGGCAAAACCACAACGCTCTACGGTGCGGTAAGTGGGCTAAATGACGGGTCGCGCAATATATTGACGGTTGAAGACCCCGTCGAATATGCGCTGGACGGTGTCGGGCAAACTCAAGTCAATGATAAAGTCGGGATGAGCTTTGCAGCCGGATTGCGCGCGATTTTGCGTCAAGACCCAGATATTGTCATGATTGGTGAAATTCGGGATCCAGAAACCGCTGAAATCGCGGTGCAATCTGCGCTGACGGGACATATGGTACTGTCCACGGTTCACACTAATTCTGCGATTGGGGCCATCACGCGGCTGCGGGATATGGGTATAGAGCCGTTTTTGCTCGCCTCTACCGTCACGGCTGTTGTGGCGCAACGTCTCGTGCGCCGGCTCTGTGGTACTTGTAAACAGGGCTATACGCCCACGCCCGCTGAGCTATCAGAACTTGACTTGAGCGCTAAAACTAGCGGCCCTTATTTCCGTGCTAAGGGCTGTAACGCGTGCCAAAATACAGGCTATGTCGGGCGGCTGGGGCTATATGAGGTGGTCAGCATGGATGATGATCTACGCGCGATGATCCACGAAAATGCGTCCGAGACTGCAATGGAAGCTCATGCGTTCACATCGCGTGAGACACTGTTGCAAAGTGGGGCGCGGCATTTTCAAAACGGTCTCACCAGTTCCGATGATGTGCTGCGCGTGTGTCGAGGCAATATGGTTGAGGGGGCGTAG
- the hppD gene encoding 4-hydroxyphenylpyruvate dioxygenase, translated as MADLFENPMGLNGFEFVEFSAPKKGILEDRFKRTGFTHIANHRSKDVQLWRQGGINLLTNYEKGSKASFFAAEHGPCACGMAFRVKDAQKAYRYAMEKGAEPVEIKSNFMELRLPAIKGIGGALVYLVDRYETGAEEDGLSIYDIDFEYLDGVDRNPEGAGFQVIDHLTHNVYQGRMDYWAEYYEKLFNFREIRFFDIKGEYTGLTSRALTAPDGKIRIPLNQEGEGGRGQIEEYLREYKGEGIQHIAFSCDDLPKAWDKLKALNTPFMTAPPATYYEDLDTRLPGHGEDVDGLQSRGILLDGSTENNDPRLLLQIFSEKLIGPVFFEFIQRKKDEGFGEGNFKALFKSIERDQINRGVLKEGAPAE; from the coding sequence ATGGCTGATCTTTTTGAAAACCCGATGGGTCTAAACGGTTTTGAATTTGTAGAATTCTCAGCACCCAAAAAAGGCATATTAGAGGACCGCTTCAAGCGCACAGGGTTTACCCATATCGCCAATCACCGGTCCAAGGACGTGCAGCTTTGGCGTCAGGGCGGGATTAACTTGCTGACCAATTATGAAAAAGGCAGCAAAGCCAGTTTCTTTGCCGCCGAACATGGGCCCTGTGCGTGCGGTATGGCGTTTCGTGTGAAAGATGCGCAGAAGGCTTACCGCTACGCTATGGAAAAGGGCGCGGAACCTGTCGAGATAAAATCCAACTTTATGGAACTTCGCCTGCCCGCGATTAAGGGTATTGGCGGCGCGCTCGTCTACCTCGTCGACCGCTACGAGACAGGTGCGGAAGAAGACGGTCTGTCCATCTATGATATTGATTTTGAATATTTAGACGGTGTTGACCGCAATCCAGAAGGCGCAGGGTTTCAGGTCATCGATCACCTGACCCACAATGTTTACCAAGGCCGGATGGATTACTGGGCAGAGTATTATGAAAAGCTGTTCAATTTTCGCGAAATCCGTTTCTTTGATATTAAGGGTGAATATACGGGGCTGACGTCGCGTGCGCTAACGGCGCCAGACGGCAAAATCCGCATTCCGCTGAACCAAGAAGGCGAAGGCGGCCGTGGTCAAATTGAAGAATATTTGCGCGAATATAAAGGCGAAGGCATACAGCATATCGCCTTTAGTTGCGATGATTTACCCAAAGCCTGGGATAAGTTAAAGGCGCTGAACACGCCCTTTATGACCGCACCGCCCGCAACCTACTATGAAGATTTAGACACGCGTCTGCCCGGTCACGGCGAAGACGTCGACGGATTACAATCACGCGGCATTTTACTGGATGGCTCAACGGAAAATAATGACCCGCGTCTTTTGCTACAAATCTTTAGCGAAAAGCTTATCGGGCCCGTATTTTTTGAATTTATTCAGCGCAAGAAAGACGAAGGCTTTGGTGAGGGTAATTTCAAAGCCCTCTTTAAATCCATCGAGCGTGACCAAATAAATCGCGGCGTTTTGAAAGAAGGCGCACCCGCAGAATAA
- the gspG gene encoding type II secretion system major pseudopilin GspG, which produces MSKKSRKQEAGFTLVEVMVVMVIIGLLATFVVINVLPSQDKAMVQKAKGDIRLLEQAVEMYRLDMMDYPAQDAGLNALKSAPAGLSNPSLYRTGGYVKFLPTDPWGNDYIYRYPGENSVVDILSYGADGQPGGEGLAADIVNWEP; this is translated from the coding sequence ATGTCTAAAAAATCACGTAAACAAGAGGCAGGGTTCACCCTTGTCGAGGTCATGGTGGTGATGGTCATCATCGGGCTGCTCGCGACATTTGTCGTGATTAATGTCCTGCCGTCTCAAGACAAAGCCATGGTGCAAAAAGCTAAAGGTGACATCAGATTGTTAGAGCAAGCGGTGGAAATGTACCGGCTTGATATGATGGATTACCCCGCACAAGACGCTGGCCTAAACGCACTCAAATCTGCGCCTGCTGGACTGTCCAATCCGTCGCTTTACCGCACGGGGGGGTATGTCAAATTCCTGCCAACTGATCCATGGGGCAATGATTATATTTATCGTTATCCCGGTGAGAATTCTGTTGTCGATATCTTGTCTTACGGCGCGGATGGCCAGCCGGGCGGCGAGGGACTAGCCGCCGATATTGTGAATTGGGAGCCGTAA
- a CDS encoding secretin N-terminal domain-containing protein, which produces MKSVLKAALMAGVMCLGGLTPAAAQSGHVITMQDADIRAFIDDVSMVTGKTFLVDPRVQGKVTISSDETLSSKEVFEVFKDVMRVHGYTATRTATGEYRITLLQGAAQDAPFVTGSGFNGQFATTVIRLENTDAAEAAKLLKPVLHSQGVLTANPGGRVVVITDFPENLRKAREIVNAMDSDGMVMETMRLNNITAIDAEEVITALAGVRPTYRAIAMPGSNSIILEGSAADIARLRPILSQMDAGGSAPRGAVSVVPLRFADGSSLIEILGTLLPAYQRDGQPQPTVAYEAGSNSLIISANGETQQALETVIRRLDVRRPQVLVEALIVEISDTAAKELGVQFALGGINGSAVPFIGSNFSRQAPNILALTGALAGNDLGLTESTRSALETSAINSLIGLDGGIAGGAGRSGDTLFSAIINALETDEESNILSTPFVTTLDNVPATFLVGQEIPITTGETLGDSNTNPFRTFDRKEVGIQLDVLPQISEGDVIRLEIEQEVSSIAGALTSVASDFVTNTRKISTTVLANDGEIIVLGGLIQDDEEVSLSKVPILGDAPGIGKLFQSKGKSRVRTNLMVFLRPTIIRNSRDAQPLTERRLNQIRREDMMQSGRTTSKLDQVLDSGGQPVLGQTVLGDE; this is translated from the coding sequence ATGAAATCAGTTTTGAAGGCCGCCCTTATGGCTGGCGTGATGTGTCTTGGGGGGCTTACGCCTGCCGCCGCGCAATCGGGTCATGTGATTACCATGCAAGATGCCGACATTCGGGCCTTTATTGACGATGTGTCGATGGTAACAGGCAAGACATTTCTGGTTGACCCGCGCGTCCAGGGCAAGGTGACCATATCATCTGACGAAACCCTATCGTCCAAAGAAGTATTTGAAGTGTTCAAAGACGTTATGCGTGTTCACGGCTATACGGCCACACGCACAGCGACAGGTGAATACCGCATCACGCTTTTACAAGGGGCCGCCCAAGACGCCCCATTTGTGACGGGGTCTGGCTTTAATGGTCAATTTGCAACAACGGTTATTCGGCTTGAAAATACGGACGCGGCAGAGGCCGCCAAACTGTTAAAACCTGTCCTGCATTCTCAAGGTGTTCTTACGGCCAACCCAGGAGGGCGTGTTGTTGTGATTACAGATTTTCCTGAAAATCTGCGCAAAGCCCGCGAAATCGTCAACGCCATGGATAGTGACGGCATGGTCATGGAAACAATGCGTCTGAATAATATCACCGCGATTGACGCGGAAGAGGTCATTACCGCGCTAGCGGGTGTTCGCCCGACCTACCGCGCGATTGCGATGCCAGGCAGCAATAGTATCATCCTTGAAGGCTCGGCCGCTGATATTGCGCGGCTAAGACCTATCCTGTCGCAAATGGACGCGGGCGGTAGCGCGCCGCGCGGTGCGGTTAGTGTTGTGCCGTTGCGTTTTGCCGATGGTAGCTCGCTGATTGAAATTTTAGGGACATTGTTGCCCGCCTATCAGCGCGACGGACAACCGCAACCGACTGTGGCCTATGAAGCGGGATCAAATTCGCTAATCATTTCGGCCAATGGCGAGACGCAGCAAGCCTTAGAAACTGTCATTCGCCGCCTTGATGTGCGCCGTCCGCAAGTATTGGTAGAGGCTTTGATCGTTGAAATATCTGATACTGCCGCGAAAGAGCTTGGTGTGCAGTTTGCGCTGGGCGGTATAAACGGCAGTGCCGTGCCGTTCATTGGCTCTAACTTTTCCCGACAAGCACCAAATATTTTAGCGCTAACAGGGGCGCTGGCTGGAAATGACCTAGGCCTGACCGAGAGTACACGTAGCGCGCTGGAAACATCGGCGATTAACTCGCTCATTGGGCTGGACGGCGGTATTGCGGGCGGTGCAGGGCGCTCTGGCGATACGCTATTTTCTGCCATTATCAACGCGCTTGAAACGGATGAAGAAAGCAATATCCTCTCTACGCCCTTTGTTACCACACTGGATAATGTGCCCGCAACATTCTTGGTGGGCCAAGAAATCCCTATTACAACCGGCGAAACACTCGGTGATAGCAACACAAATCCGTTTCGGACCTTTGACCGCAAAGAAGTGGGCATACAACTTGATGTGCTACCGCAAATTTCCGAAGGCGATGTTATCCGCCTAGAGATTGAACAAGAAGTATCCTCTATTGCGGGGGCGCTGACCTCTGTCGCCTCTGATTTTGTTACCAATACGCGCAAGATTAGCACCACAGTTCTGGCCAATGACGGCGAGATTATTGTGCTTGGCGGCCTAATCCAAGATGACGAGGAGGTGAGCCTGTCCAAAGTGCCGATTTTGGGCGACGCGCCGGGTATTGGAAAGCTGTTTCAATCCAAGGGCAAATCGCGCGTCCGCACAAATTTGATGGTATTCCTGCGCCCAACAATTATTAGAAATAGCCGTGACGCGCAGCCCCTGACTGAGCGCCGCCTCAATCAAATTCGCCGCGAAGATATGATGCAATCAGGCCGTACCACATCCAAGCTTGATCAAGTCTTGGACAGCGGGGGTCAACCTGTTTTGGGGCAAACTGTATTGGGGGATGAGTGA